A stretch of the Channa argus isolate prfri chromosome 9, Channa argus male v1.0, whole genome shotgun sequence genome encodes the following:
- the LOC137133056 gene encoding frizzled-7-A-like: MAAARSTTGSVLLRIMWLVCGLSFLPTSAQHYSSESGISVPEHGFCQPISIPLCTDIAYNQTIMPNLLGHTNQEDAGLEVHQFYPLVKVQCSADLKFFLCSMYAPVCTVLEQAIPPCRSLCERARQGCEALMNKFGFQWPERLRCEAFPVHGAGEICVGQNTSEPGSPAASSSPYVPDHVSLPPNIGRPNLRPPQHNQHNQFSCPLQLEVPPYLGYRFMGVKDCGAPCEPTKPTGIMYFREDEVKFGRLWVGIWSILCCVSTLFTVMTYLVDMRRFRYPERPIIFLSGCYFMVAVAYAAGFFLEDKVVCVDKFKDEGYRTVAQGTKKEGCTILFMVLYFFGMASSIWWVILSLTWFLSAGMKWGHEAIEANSQYFHLAAWAVPAIKTITILAMGQVDGDVLTGVCFVGIFNVDALRGFVLAPLFVYLFIGTSFLLAGFVSLFRIRTIMKHDGTKTEKLEKLMVRIGVFSVLYTVPATIVIACYFYEQAFREQWERTWHMQTCKRFAVPCPVHNFAPMTPDFTVFMIKYLMTMIVGITSGFWVWSGKTLQSWRRFYKRLSNGNHGETTV; the protein is encoded by the coding sequence ATGGCGGCGGCCAGGTCCACCACTGGCTCCGTGTTGCTGCGGATCATGTGGCTGGTGTGCGGGCTGTCTTTCTTACCCACTTCTGCTCAACATTACAGCAGTGAGAGTGGCATATCCGTCCCGGAACACGGGTTTTGCCAGCCCATCTCTATTCCTCTTTGCACCGACATCGCCTACAACCAGACCATCATGCCGAACCTCCTGGGCCACACGAACCAAGAGGACGCTGGACTTGAGGTGCACCAGTTCTACCCCTTGGTCAAGGTTCAGTGTTCGGCGGATCTAAAGTTCTTCCTCTGCTCTATGTATGCGCCGGTCTGCACTGTCCTGGAGCAGGCCATTCCCCCGTGTCGCTCCCTGTGTGAACGTGCACGACAGGGATGTGAAGCCCTCATGAATAAATTTGGGTTTCAGTGGCCGGAGCGGCTCCGCTGCGAGGCTTTCCCAGTCCACGGAGCCGGTGAGATTTGCGTTGGGCAGAACACATCCGAGCCAGGCAGTCCGGCCGCTTCGTCTTCTCCCTATGTACCTGACCACGTGAGCCTTCCTCCAAACATTGGCCGGCCGAACCTGCGTCCGCCACAACACAATCAGCACAACCAGTTCTCTTGCCCTCTGCAGCTGGAGGTGCCTCCATACCTAGGGTACCGCTTCATGGGTGTCAAAGACTGCGGTGCCCCGTGTGAGCCCACTAAACCGACTGGGATCATGTATTTCCGGGAGGATGAGGTAAAATTCGGCCGACTGTGGGTCGGCATCTGGTCCATCCTGTGCTGTGTGAGCACCTTATTCACAGTGATGACCTATTTAGTGGACATGAGGCGGTTCAGATACCCCGAGCGGCCCATCATCTTTTTGTCCGGGTGTTATTTTATGGTGGCGGTGGCCTATGCAGCTGGATTTTTCCTGGAGGATAAAGTAGTGTGTGTAGATAAATTCAAGGACGAAGGGTACAGGACTGTGGCTCAGGGGACCAAAAAGGAGGGCTGCACCATCCTCTTCATGGTGCTGTACTTTTTTGGTATGGCCAGCTCCATCTGGTGGGTGATTTTGTCCCTGACCTGGTTCCTGTCCGCCGGCATGAAATGGGGCCACGAAGCGATTGAAGCAAACTCCCAGTACTTCCACCTGGCCGCTTGGGCTGTCCCGGCCATCAAGACCATCACCATTCTTGCCATGGGCCAAGTGGACGGCGACGTCCTTACCGGAGTGTGTTTCGTTGGGATTTTCAACGTGGACGCCCTCCGCGGGTTCGTCCTGGCCCCGCTTTTTGTGTACCTGTTCATCGGCACGTCCTTCCTTCTGGCTGGCTTTGTGTCCTTGTTCCGGATCCGCACCATCATGAAGCACGATGGCACCAAGACGGAGAAGCTGGAGAAGCTGATGGTGCGGATCGGAGTATTCAGTGTGCTCTACACGGTACCGGCCACTATAGTGATCGCCTGTTACTTCTACGAGCAGGCTTTTAGGGAGCAATGGGAGCGGACCTGGCACATGCAGACATGTAAGCGCTTCGCCGTGCCCTGTCCCGTTCACAACTTTGCTCCCATGACCCCGGACTTCACCGTGTTTATGATCAAATACCTGATGACCATGATAGTCGGGATCACCTCGGGTTTCTGGGTCTGGTCCGGGAAGACTCTTCAGTCTTGGCGGAGGTTCTACAAGCGCCTTAGTAACGGAAACCATGGAGAGACAACGGTGTAA